TGGAGGTCCTCCTGCAGGACATCGATGCGACCAAGCTGGTCCTCGACGCGATGAAGGAGAAGGAGCAGGCGGAACGAAACAGGATCCAGAGAGAGCGGTGGGAACGCGATCGCGCGGAAAAGGGCCGACTCGAATCGGAGCGGATCGCGAAGGTCCTCGCCGGCGAGCCGCAGCCCTACGACGATATGCTCCGCGTGGCGCTCACCCAGGAGGAAGGAGCGCTGGAGTCGTGGGACGAGGCACGGTCGCAGGGGCTCAACCATTATGCCCTGAGAACGTTGATCATAGACACCTTGTTCCCAGGCGGCATCGGCGGCGGACTCAACATGCCGGGCCAGACCTCCGTCTCCTGGAAGGGAGGACCCCCGAGGGTCTGGGTCGGGCCCGCCACCGGCAAACCGACCCTCGAGGATAACGCTCTCGTCGACGCGGTGCGCCGGATCATGCAGATTCCGGACGAGAAGGAGGAGCCGGAAGAGGGCGTCGTCGACCCGGAACGGCAGCCGGACGACGGGGAGGAGGAGGCCCCCTGATGGCCGTCATCCGCTGCGTGAAGTGCAACATCGACGATCGCCGCGACTTTAAGGTCTTCTACCCCGCGGGAGACGAGGAGTACATGGACGGGGATCCCTGCCCGCGCTGCGGGAACCCGCTGGAGCTGGATCCGGAGGTGACATGACGCCTGAGCACAAGAAAGACCAATTGGTGGAGGCGATGGGGTTGATCCGAGACAAGGCCGACAACTATCTTGCTGCGGCCTCGTTGAGGGTAAGCGCCGATATCCATATCGAGGGGCTACTCCACGGGCTGAAAGAAATCGGGGAGATGGCCCAGAAAACCCATGAGGTATACAGCGGTGGCTGAAATCAAGGTTCTCATGGTCATGACCGACGACGTCAACGAGCCGACGCTGCGGGAATTTCTTCGGTTGGGAGGTTACAAGTTCAGCACGGCGTTCCTCCAAACAGAAACCGAAGCCCCGCCCATTCCCACTCATGAGGAGAAGGAATGATCGCCGCCAAGATCTCCCTGGACGGCACGGGGCTATTCGGCGATGTACAGGAAAGGGGGATGAAGATCATCCACCTGGCAAACAACGCCCCGCCGATCCGCGTCGCGCGACTGGTTGGAGGAATGTCCTCGGGAAAGTCCTCCCTGATGATCGGTGTCGAAATCAGCCAGAAGGAATTCCTCATGCTGGAGATCTCGATGGAGCTTTTCCTGTCGATGGCCGCCGCGTTCCAGGCCGCGGAAAACCGGGACGGGAAACGTGGGGCCGTCTACATTACGCCTGCAGACGACGGGAATGGGTTCGTCGCCGCCATGGGATTCGGCATAGACGAGAAGACGATGATCCCCGAAATGATCATCCGGCGAGCCCCAACCGTCTCCCAGGCGCTACAGAAGATTGCTGAAACCTTGGAACAGCGGATGGGGGAGGCGCATTGACCCGAGGCGTCAGGCCGTTGAAGGGAGAGTTGATCCCGTTCGGCCCCGGGTCCCTGAAACCCGGAGCCGTCATCATCTACCTGACGCCGCGGATCGAGGCGTACCTGCGGGAGCTGATGAGGACGGGCTTCTACGGGCACGGGGTCCCGGACACATGCGAGCGCCTGATCTGTCGCGGCATCGAAACGGCGATCGCGAAGGGGATCATCCCCCACAAGGGGCCCTTGAAGGGGCGGGAATGAAGAGGAAAACGAGGAGCACCTACAATATCCTCAACGATGGATTCTCCGCGGCGCTTGAAAAAGCGTTCAGGGAGAAATTTTCCATCGAGGTCGAAACAGTGTTCAACATCATCGACATGGTGAAAGTAACCACCAGGACCGATGAAAACCCATTTACGCAGACTCAACACGACTGGATAGGGGCTTTCAGCACGGGATACCGGGCCGCCATGGATGAAGCGCGGAAAACCTGATGGCTGAAACGACCTTTCCCCCCTACCTGACCTTCGGAGAGGCGGTCCTGTACAGCCGTATCCCCCGCCGGACGCTCCGGGAGCTGCTCTCCACCGGGCAGATCCCCTCCCGGAAGTTCCCCGGGAAGGTCGTCATCGCCAAGGAGGCGATCGACCGGTACATGGCGGATACGCCGGAGCTGCCGGAATCGGTGTTGCGGAGATTCGCCCCTGGGCGGTAGAATCCGCGATATGCGCGTAGAACCTCGCCTCTGGAGGCGGTACAACGGCGTCTACTACGCCGTCCTGCCCGGCGACCAGCGGGTTTCCCTCAAGTCCCGCGACAAGGACGAGGCCAAGAAGCTCTTCCACCAGTTCTGCCGGGACTGGATGACCGGCAAGTTAGCCGCCATCGAGGGGGCGAAGAACGTCAAGCTCGGGGCGTTCCGGACGGAGTACCTCAAATCCCGCAAGTCCCGGGCCGACTCCACCCTCCGCAACGACAAGGCCGTCCTTGACCACCTGGT
Above is a genomic segment from Deltaproteobacteria bacterium containing:
- a CDS encoding helix-turn-helix domain-containing protein, which codes for MAETTFPPYLTFGEAVLYSRIPRRTLRELLSTGQIPSRKFPGKVVIAKEAIDRYMADTPELPESVLRRFAPGR